The genomic region TCCACTGTGTCTGCGTGTTCAACCCGCCCGTCACCGGACGGGAGGACCACGATGAGAACGGCGTCTACCCGCTGCTGACCGAGGAGGCCTGACCGCCATGACCGACGTACTGACCAATATCCGGGCGGATCTCTATCCGACCCGTGGTACGAGTGAAGTGACCACACCCCGCCAGGACCCGGTGGTCTGGTCGCGGCCCGGAGCCGCGGGGCCGGTCACCGGGCCCGAGCTCCAGGGCTTCGAGCGGGACGGGTTCCTCACCGTCGACCAGCTGCTCAGGGACGACGAAGTGCCGCTCTACCGCGCCGAACTGGACCGGCTGATCGCCGATCCGGACGTCCGCGCGGACGAGCGGTCCATCATCGAGCCGCAGTCGCAGGACGTCCGGTCGGTCTTCGAGGTGCACAAGCTGAGCGAGGTCTTCGCCCGGCTCGTGCGGGACGAACGGCTGGTGGGCCGGGCCCGGCAGATCCTCGGCTCGGACGTCTACGTCCACCAGTCCCGGATCAACGTCAAGCCGGGATTCGGCGCCAGTGGCTTCTACTGGCACTCGGACTTCGAGACCTGGCACGCCGAGGACGGTCTGGCCAACATGCGGGCCGTGTCGGTCTCGATCGCGCTGACCGAGAACTTCGACACCAACGGCGGCTTGATGATCATGCCGGGTTCGCACCAGCACTTCCTGGGGTGCGCGGGCGCGACGCCGAAGGACAACTACAAGAAGTCGCTCCAGATGCAGGACGCGGGCACCCCGTCGGACGCGGCACTGACGCGGATGGCGGACGCCCACGGCATCAGGCTCTTCACGGGCCGGGCCGGTTCGGCGACCTGGTTCGACTGCAACTGCATGCACGGCTCGGGCGACAACATCACGCCGTACGCGCGCAGCAACGTCTTCATCGTCTTCAACAGCGTGGAGAACGCGGCGGTGGAGCCGTTCGCGGCTCCTGTCCGGCGCCCGGAGTTCATCGGGGCACGGGACTTCACGCCGGTGAAGTGAGCCGACGTGCATGAAGAGGGGGACGGCACCGGGTGCCGTCCCCCTCTCCTGCGTCAGCCGCCGAGCGCGGGATGGTCCGTGCAGCCGCGGCAGCACTGATCCCGTACCGCTCCGGGCGCCCCGGCGGTCAGCCGGCGAGGACGTCCAGCAGCCGGTCGACGTCGGCTGCCGTGTTGTAGAGGTGGAAGGCGGCGCGCAGATTGCCCGCGCGGTCGGAGAGCGCGACGCCCGCCCGGCCGAGCTCCTCCTGGCGGTGGCCGAGCCCCGGCACCGAGACGATCGCCGAGCCGGGGGCGGCGACGAACTGCTGCCCCGTGCGGTCGAGGCCCGCCCGGAACCGGTCGGCGAGCGCGACGTCGTGACGCCCGATCACGGCGGGGCCGATCTCCTCGATCAACGCGAGGGAGTGCCGCGCCCCGGTGTACGAGAACAGGGCCGGGCTCTCGTCGAACCGCCGTGCGGAGTGGGCGAGTTCGGCCACCGGCCCGTAACAGCTGTCCCAGGGCTCCTCCCCCGCGACCCAGCCCGCGAAGACCGGGGTCAGCCCACCCAGGTCCTCGGGGACCACCAGGAAGGTGACTCCGCGCGGGCAGGTCAGCCATTTGAAGGCGACGGCCACCGTGTAGTCGTCCTCGGCGGCGGTGAGCGGCAGCCAGCCCGCCGACTGCGAGGCGTCCACGAGGGTACGGGCGCCGTGGGCGCGGGCGGCGGCCCGGACCGCGGCGAGATCGGCGAGCCGCCCGTCGGCCGACTGCACGGCGCTGACCGCGACGAGCGCGGTTTCCGGGCGTACCGCGTCCGCCAGCGACTCCAGCGGCACACTGCGCACCTTGAGGTCGCCCCGTACGACGAAGGGGTTCACCAGCGAGCTGAACTCCCCCTCGGCGACCAGGACTTCGGCCCCCTCGGGGAGCGAGGCGGCGATCAGTCCCGCGTAGACGGCGACGGAAGCCCCGGCCGCCACCCGGGACACCGGGACTCCGGCGAGCCGGGCGAAGGAGGCGCGGGAGGCCTCCACATCGGCGAACATGTCGGGCGGGCTGCCCACGGAGGCCGCCGTCACCGCCGCGTGCATCGCGGCGACGGTACGGGCCGGGAGCAGCCCGGTGCTCGCGGTGTTCAGATAGGTCGTCCGAGGCGCGAATTCCACGCCTGCCAAGGTCTCTGCCGAGGTCTCCATGGGCACCACTCTGCGGCCCCGGCGGCTCTCCGTCCATCGCGAAGAGCCGCCGGGTACCGCGAAGGGACGCCTAAGGGCTGTCCCGTAATTCCTGGTGGATCAGCGCACGGCGTCAGATGCGGTGCATCGCAAGGCGGAGGGGCGCCCGAATACTGGATGTATTCGGGCGTTCCGACAACGCCGCGAGGTGCCGTAGCTGTCGTCGTGCGCCCGCCAGGAATTACGGGACAGCCCTTAGCCTCTCGTTTGGATCACCCCGGGCTCGCGGGGTGATCCAAACGAAAGACCCTATGCCTGGCCGCCGGCCTGCGGAACGTCGCACCCGTCCGGCCCGCAGACCTCGCCGTCCCCGCTGACCGCCGTCAGCCGGGGCTTGGCGTCCCAGGCCTGGCCGAGCGCCTGGGTGAAGACCTCGGCGGGCTGGGCGCCGGAGACGCCGAAGGCGCGGTCGAGTACGAAGAACGGCACGCCGTTCGCGCCCAGTTCGGCCGCCTCGCGCTCGTCGTCCCGTACCGCGTCGGCGTACGCGGTGGGGTCGGCCAGCACCGTGCGGGCCGCGCCGGCGTCGAGGCCCGCTTCGGCGGCGAGCTCCACCAGGTGCTCGTCGCTTCCGAAGACGGACTGCTCGTCGGCGAAGTTCGCCCGGTAGAGCAGCCCGATCAGCTCGTCCTGGCGGCCCTGTTCCTTGGCGAAGTGCAGCAGCCGGTGCATGTCGAAGGTGTTCCCGTGGTCACGGCCCTCGGTGCGGTAGCCCAGCCCCTCGGCTCCGGCGTTGGCGGCGATGTTGTTCTCGGCCTCCTGTGCCTGCTCCGCGGTGAGCCCGTACTTCTTGCCGAGCATCTCGATCACGGGGGCGGCGTCGCCCTTCGCGCGGCCCGGGTCGAGCTCGAAGGAACGGTGCACCACCTCGACCTGGTCCCGGTGCGGGAAGGCGGCCAGCGCCTTCTCGAACCGCGCCTTGCCCACGTAGCACCAGGGGCAGGCGATGTCGCTCCAGATCTCGACGCGCATGTTCTTCATCTCTCCAGGATCGTGACGCGCGGGAGGCCCCGCGCACCTGGTCAACGTGGCGGGGTACCGGCGCATTCCCCGGCGCTCCCGGCGGCCGGGACGGTCAGCAGCATCGTGATGTGATCGTCGCCGGGTCCCCGGAGCACGGTGGCGTCCTGCTGCCAGCCGTGCCGGGTGTAGAAGCGCTGGGCGCGCAGATTGTGCTCGAACACGGTGAGCCGCGCCCCGGGCACTCCGGTCTGCTGCCAGGCGGTCACCACCGCGGTGTGCAGGGCGCTGCCGATGCCCTTGCCCCAGCGCGCCGGAGCGACATGGAACTGGGTGAGGGTCATGGCCCCGTCGATGACGCGGAAGGCCGCGACCCCGGAGACGACACCCCCGTCCTCCGCGCAGAGCACACCGCCGTCCTGCCGCGCCACGGCCCGGACCCAGCCCTCGCGGACCTGGGACAGCACGTCGGGGCCCGCGTACTCGGCCACCGGGAGGTGCCCCTCGTAGTACGTCGCGCGGGCGGCAGCGTGAAAGGTGGCGATCGTGTCGATGTCTTCGGGACCAGCAATTCGGATCATGAGGGGAAGGACGCGGGCGGCCGGGGCACAGTTGCAGCCCGGCCGCCCGCGCGTCAGCTGCCGTCGCGCAGCCCCTTGGGCGCGTACGCCCGGTACGCGACGGAGTCGAAGGTCACCGCGCAGCCGTCGGCCTCCGGCGACTGCGCCAGGAAGCCGATCCGGGCGGCTGCGGCGTCACCGAGCGCGAAGACCCGGACGAACGTCCAGCGCTCACCGTCCGGCGACGCGTGGAAGGCGAACGCACTGCCCGTGCGGCTGATCCGCAGCCAGACACTGTCGCCCTCCACCACCGAGGAGTTGACGTCGTCGGAGTACCCACGGGTCACGACCGAGCAGATCGTGGGGGTGTCCGGGGAGAGTTCGAGGCAGAGCTTGGCCCACTCGCGGTCGCCCACGTGCAGGTAGAGGGCGCCCGCGTCGCCCGCGCCGACGAAACCGACCGCCACTCTGGCGATCAGCTGGAAGTCGCCCGGCGGCGGCGTGCCGAGCAGCCGGGGCGCGTCGGACGCGGGATCCAGGGAGTCGCCCGCCGGTGGTACGAACAGGTCCTGGCGCGCTCCCGCACGGACCGAAAGCACCCCTGAGCCGTGCGACCAGGGGGCCTGCGGGCCGTACGGGCTCAGCGGGAAGGGCAGTTCCGGGAGCCGGTTCATTCCGGCAGCCCGTTGATGCGCCGCGGCAGGCCCAGCGGGTTGGCCTCGCGCAGTTCCGGCGGGAGCAGCGCCTCCGGCGTCGTCTGGTACACGACCGGGCGCAGCCAGCGCTCGATCGCGGTGCCGCCGACCGAGGTGGAGGTGGAGGTGGAGGCCGGGTAGGGGCCGCCGTGGTGCTGTGCGGGGGCGACCGCGACGCCGGTCGGCCAGCCGTTGACCAGGACACGCCCGGCGAGCGGGGTGAGTTCGGCGAGCAGCGCGGCGGCGCCGCCTTCGCCGGCGGCCTCGGCGGCGGACACCTGGAGGGTCGCCGTCAGGTTGCCGGGGAGCCGGGAGAGCACCGCGGCGATCTCGTCGGCCGATTCGTAGCGGGCGACGACCGTCACCGGGCCGAAGCACTCTTCGAGGAGCAGGTCGTGCTCGCCGTCCGCGGCGAGCAGCGCGGCGGGCAGCGTCAGGAAGCCCGCGCTCACGGTGTGGTCGCTGCCCGCGCCGGGGGTGACCGGTGCGTCGACCCCGGTGAGCGCGGCCCGTTCGCGTACCCCCGCGAGGAAGTTGTCGCGCATCCGGTGGTCGAGGAGGACTCCGGCTTCGCTGTCGCTGACCGCGTCGGTCAGCGCCTTCACGAGGGTGTCACCGGCCGCTCCGCCGGGGACGAGGACGAAGCCGGGCTTCACGCAGAACTGGCCGACGCCCTGGGTGACGGAGCCCGCGAGGCCGGCGCCGATCTCCTCGGCGCGCTCGGCAGCCGCGGCCTCGGTCACCACGACCGGGTTGAGCGAGCCGAGCTCGCCGTGGAAGGGGATCGGCACGGGCCTGGCGGCTGCCGCGTCGAAGAGGGCCCGGCCGCCCCGTACCGAGCCGGTGAAGCCGGCGGCGGCGACCAGCGGGTGCTTGACCAGCGCGACACCGGCGTCGAAGCCGTGCACCACGGAGATCACCGCGGCGGGCAGTCCGACCTGCTCGGCGGCCCGGTGCAGCACGGCGACGCACAGTTCGGAGGTGGCGGGGTGGTCCGGGTGGGCCTTGACCACGACCGGGCAGCCGGCCGCGAGCGCGCTCGCGGTGTCCCCGCCGGGTACCGAGAAGGCCAGCGGGAAGTTGCTCGCCGCGTAGACCGCGACGACTCCCAGCGGCAGCTTGTACCGGCGCAGGTCGGGCCGGGGCGGTATGGCGCCGGGGTCCGGGTGGTCGATGCGGATGTCGAGGAAGAAGCCTTCGTCGATGACGTCGGCGAAGGCCCTGAACTGGGCCGTGGTGCGGGCGAGTTCGCCCGTGAGCCGGCCGGGGCCGAGCGCGCTCTCCGCGTCGGCCGCCTCGATGACCTGCGGCGCCGCTTCGTCGAGCAGGTCGGCGGCGGTGCGCAGCAGCGCGGCCCGTACCCTACGGTCGGCGAGCGTCGCACGCACGGCGTGGGCGGCGCGGACCGCCTGGTCCACCTCACCCGCCGTGGCCTCCAGCGCGACCTGTTCGCGCTGCTTCCCGGTTCGGGGGTCGACACTCCAGACTGGTGTTGCTGCCACCGCGAACGTCCTTCCAGATCCACTGCCGCACAGCATGACTTGTTCGGTAAAGTTGTTCGGTATTCTGAACACAGTTCCAGATCATGAACTCTCCTGGAACTCTAATAACGCGCGTTCAGCATTGACAAGAGGGGCAGGGTCGAATGTCGACTGCCGAGACAGCAGGTGGGGCGCAGGTCAAGTCCGCGGTGCGGACGGTCGAGTTGCTGGAGTACTTCGCCGGGCGGCCCGGCATGCACTCCCTGGCGGCCGTCCAGGAGGCGGTCGGCTACCCCAAATCCAGCCTCTACATGCTGCTGCGCACCCTGGTGGAGCTGGGCTGGGTGGAGACCGACGCGACCGGCACGCGGTACGGCATCGGCGTACGCGCCCTGCTCGTCGGCACGTCGTACATCGACGGCGACGAGGTCGTAGCGGCGGCCCGCGCCACCCTGGACCGGCTCTCCGACGACACCACGGAGACCATCCACCTCGCCCGCCTCGACGGCACGAACGTCGTCTACCTCGCCACCCGCCAGTCGCAGCACTATCTGCGCCCGTTCACCCGCGTCGGCCGTCGGCTGCCCGCCCACTCGACGTCGCTGGGCAAGGCGCTGCTCGCCACCCACAGCGACGAGCAGGTCCGCAAGATGCTGCCGGAGACCATGGCGCAGCTGACCGAGCACACGATCACCGACCGCGAGAAGCTCATCGAGGAACTGCACCTCATCCGCGAGCAGGGGTACGCGGTCGACCGCGAGGAGAACACCCTGGGGCTGCGCTGCTTCGGCGTCGCGATCCCGTACCGCACCCCGGCGCGCGACGCGATCAGCTGCTCGGTACCGGTCGCCCGGCTCACCCCGGCGCACGAGCAGATGGTCAAGGACGCACTCTTCGACGCCCGCGACCGGCTGACCCTCGCCACCCGGAGGCTCTGATGGACATCGTCCTGCGCGCGGTCGAGGACGCGGACCTGCCGGTGATCTTCGCGCACATGAGCGACCCCGTCTCGAACCATATGGCGGCCTTCACCTGCGAGGACCCCACGGACCGGGCGTACTTCGACGCACACTGGAAGCGGATCCGCGCCTCGGACGCCGTCCTGCGTACCGTGCTCGCCGACGGTGCGGTCGTCGGCCACACCGCGGTGTACGGGCCGCCCGACGAGCGCTCGGTCACCTACACGATCGGGCGGGCCCACTGGGGCAGGGGCCTCGCGACCGCCGCGCTGCGCGCGCTGCTCGCCCTGGTCCCCGAGCGGCCCCTGTACGCCCGCGCCGCCGCCGACAACCCGGGCTCGGCCCGGGTGCTGGAGAAGTGCGGTTTCGTCGTCACCGGCCGGAACCGGGACTTCGCGCACTCCCGCGGGGCGGAGACCGACGAGCTGCTGTTCACCCTGCCGGGATGAGACCTGCCGGGACGAGACCCGTCCCCGCCGCCCGGACCGGACGGACCGGGCGGTGGGGACGGACCGGGCGGACCGGAGGCGGCCCCCGCAGATGAGAGCCGGCTGAAAAAATCGAGGCCCGGGAACGGCACACCCGGCTCCGTTCGTCTCCACACGGGATGAACAAGACAATCAGGCGCACCTCGGTCTTCTGCCTGCTCCTCGTCCTCGCGCTGCTGGTGCGGGCGACCTGGCTGCAGGCGTTCGAGACCCAGGCGCTCGCGGACAACAAGCACAACCGGCGGACCACGATCGCGCAGTACGCGCAGCCGCTCGGCGACATCGTCGTGGGCGGTTCCGCGGTCACCGGATCGAAGCGGACGGACAGCGATGACCTCGCCTACAAACGCACGTACACCGACGGCGACCTCTATGCGGCCGTCACCGGATACAGCTCGCAGGCCTACGGGTCGACGCAGCTCGAAAGCCTCTACAGCAGCGTGCTCGACGGCACCGACGACCGGCTGAAGAACCCGGTGCAGGCGCTCACCGGCAAGCAGACGGCCCCCGGTGACGTGCTGACCACGATCGATCCCGCGGTGCAGAAGGCGGGGTACCGGGCGCTCGGCGACAAGAAGGGCGCGGCCGTCGCCATCGATCCGAAGTCGGGCGAGATCCTCGGGATGGTCTCCACGCCCTCGTACGACCCGTCGAAGATCAGCGGGACGACGGACGGCGCCGCCTGGAAGCAGCTGACCGGCGACAAGAGCCAGCCGATGCTCAACCGGGCGCTGCGCCAGCCGCTGCCGCCCGGCTCCACCTTCAAACTGGTGGTCGCGTCGGCGGCGCTGGAGAACGGGCTGTTCTCGTCGGTCGACGAGAAGACGGACAGCCCGAACCCGTACCGCCTGCCGGGTACGACCACGGATCTGAAGAACGAGAGCGCGTCGGCCCCCTGTGAGAACGCGACGCTCCGCACCGCGCTCCAGTACTCCTGCAACAACGTCTTCGGGAAGCTGGCCGACGATCTGGGTCAGGCCAAGCTGAAGGCGATGGCGGAGAAGTTCGGCTTCAACGACACCAAGCAGGACGTGCCGGTGCGGGCGTGGCCGAGCATCTACCCGTCCGGCATGGACCAGGCGCAGACGGCGCTCACCGGCATCGGCCAGTTCGATGTGACCGCCACGCCGCTCCAGATGGCGATGGTGTCGTCGACCCTGGCCAACGGCGGGGTGCTGACCACCCCGCACATGGTCTCGAAGGTGACGGACGGGGACGGCAACACCCTTCAGTCGTACGGTAAGCCGGCGTCCCGTCGGATCGTCTCCCAGTCCACCGCCGCGCAGTTGCGCAGCGCGATGGTGACCGTCGTCGAGGACGGAACGGGCTCCAACGCCAAGGTCGGCGGCGCCGAGGTGGGCGGCAAGACGGGCACGGCGCAGCACGGCGAGAACAACAGCCAGGCCCCGTACGCCTGGTTCACGTCGTACGCGAAGGACAAGGCGACCGGCAAGGAGGTGGCGGTGGCGGTGCTCGTCGAGGATTCGAACGCGACGCGCGCCGAGATCAGCGGCAACGGTCTGGCGGCGCCGGTCGCACAGAAGATGATGGCGGCGGCGCTGAAGAGGTAGCCGCGCGGTGACCGCTGGAGAAGTGGCTGCTCGGTAACTGCCGGAGAACTGGCTGCTCGGTGATCACGGCGGCAGTGGCCGGTCCGTGATCACCGCGCGGCAGTGGCCGGTCGGCGATCACCGCGGCAACTGCCGGTCGTTGATCACAGCGGAAGTTTCCGTTCGGTGATCACCGCGCGGGCGTCACGCATAGGGTGCCGCCATGGCCATACGACTGCCCCGTTCCCCGTCCGGCTGGACCATGGCGGTCTTCGGCGTGCTCGCCGCGGTACTCGGCGTGGCCGGACTGGTCTCGCCCGACGCGCTGTTGAAGATGCTGGGCTTCCACTCCGTACCGGTGTCCCGCCGCCCCGGCTCGGACTACACCCGGACCTTCATCACGGCCTCGTCGATGGCGGCGGTCAACATGGGCGTGTACTACGTGCTGGCCGCGCTCGCCGACTGGAAGGCGTTCTTCCGCTGGACGGTCCCGTTCCGGCTGCTGACCTTCGCGGTCTTCACCACCGCGGTCGTCACCGGCCGCGCCCCGGCCGGCTTCCTGGGCGTGGGCCTGTGGGAAGGGACCGGCGCGGTCGTGACGGGGCTGGCGCTGCGGTACGAGAAGGCGGGCGCGGCGCGGCCGGTCCCGGCGCCGACAGGCTGACGCCGGGACCGGTGTGCTGCGTCAGGGCAGGAAGTACATCGGGTTCGGGAGCTTGTACGTCTTGTCGGCGAACCCGCCGCTGAGGTCGGAGTACTGGTCCCCGAAGTTGGCCACGATGGTGTAGCCGAGCGATTCGATGTGCTTCCTGGTGCCCGACTTGAACTGGACCGTGGTGCAGCTCCAGGTCGGCGAGGCGCAGCTCAGGTAGGACGGCGCGGAGGTCTTGTCCTGCAGGTAGAAGTGCGCCTTGTCGACCGGTACGCCGTACCCGGCCTTGGTGAGGTTCACCGCCGACGCGGTGCGCTGGGTCTCGGCGCGGCCGGTCAGGAAGAAGACCGTGACGCCCTTCTTCGCGGCGTAGTTGACGACGTCCGGCATCCCGAAGACGGCGACCGACTGGGCGCTCTGGACGTAGTCGTCGAAGGCCTTCGCGTTGTAGGCGAAGCCGTTCTTCTTCTCGTAGTCGTAGGTCAGCAGGGTCGTGTCGTCCACGTCGAGCACGATGGCGGGCTTGCGGCCGTGCGCGGTGTGGCGGGCGGCATCGGCGATCTGCCGCTTCGCCTTGGTCTCGATGCCCTTGACCTGCTTGGCGTAGTTGCTGGTGGGCGACGCCTGGTAGGCACCCGAGGCGTCGGCCTTGCCGCCGTAGAAGGCGTTGATGCTGTCTTCGACCTTGGTGATGTTCGGGATTTCCTTGTCGGTCCTCGGGACCGAGTTGTCGGCGGTGGCGGCGCCGACGCCGTAGAAGGCGCTCCCGGCGGCGGCGAGCGCGACGGTACACACGGAAATCCTGGTGAGTCTGGAGGGCATGCGCGGGTAACTCCGGTTCTGATGTGTGACGGACGAACAGCAGGTCACTGGTTGTCTACGCGCATCACATCCGCTGCACAAGACTCTTTGCGCATCCGTTGCCGGAGAAATCTGCTGCCGGGAGTCCCGTCGCCGGGGAAATCTGTTTGCCGGGCCGGGGCGACCCTGCTGAAGTGGGCGGATGGATCTCCGTGCGGTACTGGCCGCCTTCGACCGGCAGATGCGACAGGACGCGCCACCGGACGGCCCCGGGGGCCGGACCGAGCGGGTCGGCGGTGTAGTGCGCCGGACCGGTGCGGACGCCGCCGACTGGAACGCAGTCGTCTGGTCGGACCTGGACGAGGACACGGTGGACGCGGCCATCGCCGGGCAGGTACGCCACTTCGGCGCGCTGGAGCGCGAGTTCGAGTGGAAGCTGTACGCCCACGACCGCCCCGCCGATCTCGCGGACCGGCTCCGGGCGGCCGGGTTCACGCCCGAGCCCCCGGAGACCCTGATGGTCGCCGACGTCAAGGACCTGCCGACCGAGGTGCGGCTGCCCGAGGGCGTCGTCCTGCGCCCGGTGACCGACGCCGCGGGCGTGGAACTCATGGCGCGCGCCCACCGGGCGGCCTTCGGCACGGACGGCTCACGGATCATGCACCAGGTACTGGCCCAGGTGACGGACGCCCCGGAGTCGGTCGCCGCGGTGGTGGCGACGGCCGGTGACGTACCGGTCTGCGCGGCCCGGGTCGAATTCCATCCGGGCACCGACTTCGCGAGCCTCTGGGGCGGCGGCACCGACCCGGCCTGGCGCGGCCGGGGCATCTACCGGGCCCTGGTCGCGCACCGCGCCCGGCTCGCGGCCGGACGCGGCTACCGCTTCCTCCAGGTCGACGCGTCCGACGACAGCCGCCCGATCCTCCAGCGCCTCGGCTTCGCCGCCCTCACGACCACGACTCCGTACATCTCCCCCCTCGCCGTAAGGCGTTTCCGGGTGCATGGCTAAGACCGACCGGCAATTGGGGGGTGGGTGAAGGAGCGGGGTCCGGTGCGTGCGGTCGCAAGGCGGAGGATTGAGGCATGGCGGAGCCATGGTGATTGACGACAACGCGGCGAGCGTGCGTGCCGGACCCCGCGACGCCGCCCCCCAATTGCCGGTCGGTCTAAGGCAGCCGCCCGATCTCGGGCACCCCCCTCAGCTGCCACGCTGACCTGGTGAAATGGTCAATAGGACGCGTCCTGCGGGACCGTAACGCGGGGCTCTACCTGGCAGGTGCGGTCGTCGACGCCTTCGGCACGAGTGCCATGTGGCTGGCCTCCGGCATCTGGGTCAAGGCCCTGACCGGGTCGGACAGTCTCGCCGCGCTGGCCGTCTTCGCCATGTGGGCGCCGTCCCTGGTGGGGCCGTTGATCGGTACGGTCGCCGACCGGGTGCGCCGCAAGCCGCTGCTGGTGGTGACGAATCTCGGGATGGCGGCGCTGATGCCGGTGCTTCTCGCACTGGACTCGCCGGGCCGGATCTGGATCCTCTTCACCGTGCTGGTGATCTACGGCGTGCACACCGTGGTGGGCGGCGCGGCCGAGTCCGCGCTGGTCGCCGCCGCCGTCGACAAGGATCTCCTCGGCGACTTCAACGGACTGCGGATGACCGTCACCGAGGGCATGAAACTGGTCTCGCCCCTGGTGGGCGCCGGGCTCTTCGTGCAGTTCGGCGGAGCCGCCGTGGCGCTGCTCGACGCGGTCACCTTCGCCCTCGCGGCCGTGATCTTCACACTGATCCGGGTACGGGAGGCCGAGCCGGTGCGCCCCGCCGGCGCGCACTGGCTGCGGGACACGATCGAGGGCGCCCGCTTCCTGCGCGGCTCCCCCACGCTGCGTCCGCTGGTCCTCGCGGGTTCGGCGACGATGCTGGTCGCCGGGCTCAACGGCTCGATGATCTACGCGGTCGTCGACCGGCTGCTGGGCCACTCCCCCGGCTACGCCGGGCTGCTGTACTCGGTGCAGGGGGTCGGCTCCATCGCCATCGGCGTTCTGTCGGGTCCGCTGATGCGCCGGCTCCCGCCCCGCGTCTTCGCCGCCGCCGGGATCGCCGTGTTCGCGGCGGCGGTCGGGGCGCGCGCACTGCCGTACGACACGGTGGCCCTGGTGAGCAGTGCGGCGGTCGGTTTCGGGCTGCCGTGCGTCCTGGTCGCGGCGCTGACCGCGGTGCAGAGCGAGACCCCGGCCGCCGTACTGGGGCGTACGGCGGCCACCGCCAACAGCCTGATGTTCGTTCCGAACGCGGTGGCCCTCGCACTCGGCGCGGGGCTGGTCGCCGTGGTGG from Streptomyces sp. NBC_01267 harbors:
- a CDS encoding IclR family transcriptional regulator — encoded protein: MSTAETAGGAQVKSAVRTVELLEYFAGRPGMHSLAAVQEAVGYPKSSLYMLLRTLVELGWVETDATGTRYGIGVRALLVGTSYIDGDEVVAAARATLDRLSDDTTETIHLARLDGTNVVYLATRQSQHYLRPFTRVGRRLPAHSTSLGKALLATHSDEQVRKMLPETMAQLTEHTITDREKLIEELHLIREQGYAVDREENTLGLRCFGVAIPYRTPARDAISCSVPVARLTPAHEQMVKDALFDARDRLTLATRRL
- a CDS encoding aminotransferase class V-fold PLP-dependent enzyme, which produces METSAETLAGVEFAPRTTYLNTASTGLLPARTVAAMHAAVTAASVGSPPDMFADVEASRASFARLAGVPVSRVAAGASVAVYAGLIAASLPEGAEVLVAEGEFSSLVNPFVVRGDLKVRSVPLESLADAVRPETALVAVSAVQSADGRLADLAAVRAAARAHGARTLVDASQSAGWLPLTAAEDDYTVAVAFKWLTCPRGVTFLVVPEDLGGLTPVFAGWVAGEEPWDSCYGPVAELAHSARRFDESPALFSYTGARHSLALIEEIGPAVIGRHDVALADRFRAGLDRTGQQFVAAPGSAIVSVPGLGHRQEELGRAGVALSDRAGNLRAAFHLYNTAADVDRLLDVLAG
- a CDS encoding GNAT family N-acetyltransferase — encoded protein: MDIVLRAVEDADLPVIFAHMSDPVSNHMAAFTCEDPTDRAYFDAHWKRIRASDAVLRTVLADGAVVGHTAVYGPPDERSVTYTIGRAHWGRGLATAALRALLALVPERPLYARAAADNPGSARVLEKCGFVVTGRNRDFAHSRGAETDELLFTLPG
- a CDS encoding aldehyde dehydrogenase (NADP(+)) — protein: MAATPVWSVDPRTGKQREQVALEATAGEVDQAVRAAHAVRATLADRRVRAALLRTAADLLDEAAPQVIEAADAESALGPGRLTGELARTTAQFRAFADVIDEGFFLDIRIDHPDPGAIPPRPDLRRYKLPLGVVAVYAASNFPLAFSVPGGDTASALAAGCPVVVKAHPDHPATSELCVAVLHRAAEQVGLPAAVISVVHGFDAGVALVKHPLVAAAGFTGSVRGGRALFDAAAARPVPIPFHGELGSLNPVVVTEAAAAERAEEIGAGLAGSVTQGVGQFCVKPGFVLVPGGAAGDTLVKALTDAVSDSEAGVLLDHRMRDNFLAGVRERAALTGVDAPVTPGAGSDHTVSAGFLTLPAALLAADGEHDLLLEECFGPVTVVARYESADEIAAVLSRLPGNLTATLQVSAAEAAGEGGAAALLAELTPLAGRVLVNGWPTGVAVAPAQHHGGPYPASTSTSTSVGGTAIERWLRPVVYQTTPEALLPPELREANPLGLPRRINGLPE
- a CDS encoding peptidoglycan D,D-transpeptidase FtsI family protein: MNKTIRRTSVFCLLLVLALLVRATWLQAFETQALADNKHNRRTTIAQYAQPLGDIVVGGSAVTGSKRTDSDDLAYKRTYTDGDLYAAVTGYSSQAYGSTQLESLYSSVLDGTDDRLKNPVQALTGKQTAPGDVLTTIDPAVQKAGYRALGDKKGAAVAIDPKSGEILGMVSTPSYDPSKISGTTDGAAWKQLTGDKSQPMLNRALRQPLPPGSTFKLVVASAALENGLFSSVDEKTDSPNPYRLPGTTTDLKNESASAPCENATLRTALQYSCNNVFGKLADDLGQAKLKAMAEKFGFNDTKQDVPVRAWPSIYPSGMDQAQTALTGIGQFDVTATPLQMAMVSSTLANGGVLTTPHMVSKVTDGDGNTLQSYGKPASRRIVSQSTAAQLRSAMVTVVEDGTGSNAKVGGAEVGGKTGTAQHGENNSQAPYAWFTSYAKDKATGKEVAVAVLVEDSNATRAEISGNGLAAPVAQKMMAAALKR
- a CDS encoding DUF1349 domain-containing protein, translating into MNRLPELPFPLSPYGPQAPWSHGSGVLSVRAGARQDLFVPPAGDSLDPASDAPRLLGTPPPGDFQLIARVAVGFVGAGDAGALYLHVGDREWAKLCLELSPDTPTICSVVTRGYSDDVNSSVVEGDSVWLRISRTGSAFAFHASPDGERWTFVRVFALGDAAAARIGFLAQSPEADGCAVTFDSVAYRAYAPKGLRDGS
- a CDS encoding DsbA family oxidoreductase, which encodes MRVEIWSDIACPWCYVGKARFEKALAAFPHRDQVEVVHRSFELDPGRAKGDAAPVIEMLGKKYGLTAEQAQEAENNIAANAGAEGLGYRTEGRDHGNTFDMHRLLHFAKEQGRQDELIGLLYRANFADEQSVFGSDEHLVELAAEAGLDAGAARTVLADPTAYADAVRDDEREAAELGANGVPFFVLDRAFGVSGAQPAEVFTQALGQAWDAKPRLTAVSGDGEVCGPDGCDVPQAGGQA
- a CDS encoding GNAT family N-acetyltransferase, with the translated sequence MIRIAGPEDIDTIATFHAAARATYYEGHLPVAEYAGPDVLSQVREGWVRAVARQDGGVLCAEDGGVVSGVAAFRVIDGAMTLTQFHVAPARWGKGIGSALHTAVVTAWQQTGVPGARLTVFEHNLRAQRFYTRHGWQQDATVLRGPGDDHITMLLTVPAAGSAGECAGTPPR
- the thpD gene encoding ectoine hydroxylase, with the protein product MTDVLTNIRADLYPTRGTSEVTTPRQDPVVWSRPGAAGPVTGPELQGFERDGFLTVDQLLRDDEVPLYRAELDRLIADPDVRADERSIIEPQSQDVRSVFEVHKLSEVFARLVRDERLVGRARQILGSDVYVHQSRINVKPGFGASGFYWHSDFETWHAEDGLANMRAVSVSIALTENFDTNGGLMIMPGSHQHFLGCAGATPKDNYKKSLQMQDAGTPSDAALTRMADAHGIRLFTGRAGSATWFDCNCMHGSGDNITPYARSNVFIVFNSVENAAVEPFAAPVRRPEFIGARDFTPVK